The Bernardetia sp. ABR2-2B DNA window TCCTGTATCATAATTAAAAAAAATTCGTTTGTTTTAAGAGAAAGAGAGATTATTTTATAAAAAATACGTTGTTTGAAGGTTTATTGTATGTTACATTGCTTAGGAACTGAATATCTAAAAAGGTTTGTGCTTAAATACTATTTTGAATAGAAAAATAAGAGAAACATAAACTCTTAATTTAGAATACTATTTATAACGTAAATACTTTCAAAAAATTCAATAAAAAATCAAATAATTGCAAAGATAAGAACAAATAAAGTAGCTAACTATAAAAAAGTTACTTGAAATAGTTAAATTATTTCTAGTCTTATCATAAAGCAAAAGCTATCTATTTTTTTACTTCTCTTGGCTTCCACTCTTCCAAAAACTGCTCAATTGTTTGTGCCTCTTCAACGACAAAATTACCTATTTTTGTGCGACGAAGCCCTGAAAGATGTGCACCTGTTTCTAGTTTTTGCCCCAAATCATGTGCTAGACTTCTGATATAAGTTCCTTTACTACAAACAATTCTCAAAGAAATTATAGCTTCATTTTCTGATATATTAGATTCTATGATTTCTAATTCTGAAATTGTTACTTTTCTTGATTTGAGTTTTATTTCTTCTCCTTCTCTTGCAGACTGATAGGCTCTTTTTCCATTGACTTGCACAGCCGAAAAAATAGGAGGAACTTGGTCTATTTCTCCTTCAAAATCACTTAAAGCTGTTTGAATTTTTTCTAATGTAAGGTCAGAAATATCTTTTTTATTTTCTAATTCTGATTCCAAATCATAAGAAGCTGTTGTAAAACCAAATGTAATTTGTGCTACATATTCTTTTTCTTGTCCTTGAAAATTTTCAATCTGCTTTGTCATTTTTCCAGAACAAAGAATTAATAAACCTGTGGCTAATGGGTCAAGCGTTCCTGCATGTCCTACTTTTACTTTTTTCTTTTGCTCAAATTTTTTGATAGCATAACGAATCTTATTTACTACATCAAAAGATGTCCAAGTAAGAGGTTTATCTATCAAAATTACTTTCCCTTGTGAAAATACTCCTTGTTCTTCTTGCATTTTTTTTCGCTCGTATTTTAAAATTTATTTCTAAGAAACATTGTCTATTTCTTTATTGCTTTCCTCTTTCTGGTTCTTCTTTATCTCTTTATAAAGTATTTTTTCAATGCGTTTGTCAGGAACAACCCAAAGCAAAGCAACGCCAATATAAATAGAAATAGAAATCCATTGACTAACAAAAGAAAGAGGAATAGCAACAGCGTACAAAACTAGTGAAATTTTACCTTTATAGTCTTTTCCGATAGCTTTATTTAAAATTGAGTTTTCTCCATGAATTTTGAGAATGAGAGATTGTAAAATAAAATAAGCAATAGCACTCATCAACAAAACAACTCCATAAAGAGCCTCTGGAACAGCCGAAAAATTAGTTCTTCCTACCCAACCTGATGTAAAAGGAATTAGAGAAAGCCAAAAAAGTAAGTGCAGATTTGCCCAAAGCACTTTTCCATTTACGTATTTTGTGGCTTGAAAAAGGTGATGATGATTATTCCAATAAATCCCCAAATACAGAAAGCTCAAAATATAACTCAAAAAAATAGGATATACTTTTTCTAAATCGTGTAAAGCTCCTCCTGTTGGAACTTTCATTTCCAAAACCATAATAGTAATAAGAATTGCCAAAACGCCATCACTAAAGGCTTCTAGTCTGCTTGATTTCATTTATAAAATAATTATTGGAGTTACGAATGAGATTTATTTATCAGATGGAGTAATTGTGAGTTCAACTCTTAAAAACTAGATAGTAGTATTTGTTGCTTGTAAAGCAAAGATAATAAATCAGACTACGAAAATCTATGAAATTGTTTGAAGGAGAATATATTTTACCTGTTATACAACTTGATTTAGATTACAAACAATTCTCTCATTTTTATTTAGAATTATTCTAAAAAATGACAAAAGTCATTTTTTTTTGTGCCTTCTCTACCGTATTTTTGCATAAAATGAAATTGTCTATAATTAGTCTAAATAAATGAACACATTTCTCACCTCTTCTTTTTGTTGTTTTTACAAAAACCTTTTTTGTCTTTGTTGTTGTTGCTGTTGTATAGCTTGTCATTTTTGCCTAGCTCAAAATAGTAATGACTTAGAAGCATCTATCAAGACAAATACGAGATTAGAAACACAGATTCGAATAAAAGGAAAGGTTTCTACCTCTTCTAATTTTGACAAAAACGAACCTCTTTTTGGTGCAACTATCGTCGTTCAGGAGCTGAATAAATACGCTCAAAGTGATACAGATGGCAATTTTTTATTAGAGTTTTTTACTACCTCTTCTACTTCCCATCAATCTACTTATACATTAGTTGCTTATTTGTATGGCTTCAAAACGGTTTCAAAAGAGATAAATATTAGAGAAAAAAACACATTAACTATTGATTTTAACTTAGAAGAGCTACAAGATTCTTTGAAAACAATAGTGGTAGAAGGAAATTCAGAATTAGAAAACTCTAATTTAATGGCTCGTCTTAATACCGTTGATGGAATGGGGATTTATGAATCTAAAAAGACGGAAGTAATTGTTTTGGACAACACAACAGCAAATTTGGCAGCCAATAACTCAAGACAAATTTATGCAAAAGTAGCAGGGCTGAACGTTTGGGAAAGTGATGGAGCAGGTATTCAGTTAGGAATCGGAGCTAGAGGACTTTCACCCAACCGAACAGCAAATTTTAATACTCGTCAAAATGGTTATGATATTTCTGCTGATGCACTCGGTTATCCTGAAAGCTATTATACGCCACCAGTTGAGGCTGTTGAGAGAATTGAACTTGTGCGTGGTGCAGCTTCTTTGCAGTATGGAACGCAGTTTGGTGGAATGCTCAATTTCGTAATGAAAGATGCTCCTAAAAACAAAAACTTTGAGACTAACTTACGCCAAACAGTAGGTTCTTATGGCTTTACAAGTAGTTTTGTTGATGTAGGTGGGAATTTGGGAAAGACAAATCAAAACGGAGATTCAAAACTAAGTTATTACGGATTTTATCAATATAAACGTGGCGATGGTTGGAGAGAAAACTCTGGCTTTGATGTGCATACAGGTTTTGCAAAACTTACTTTCCGTCCTTCTTCAAAATTCAAAATTTCGGTAGAATATACTGGAATGAATTACCTTGCACAACAAGCTGGTGGACTTACTGATGCTATGTTTGAGCAAAATCCACGTCAGTCGATTAGAGATAGAAACTGGTTTGCCGTAAACTGGAACTTAGGAGCAGTTATTTTAGATTATAAAATTTCTAATAAAACAAAAATCAATAGCCGTACTTTTGGGCTTTTGGCAGGAAGAAAAACAGTAGGAAATTTGGATAAGATAAGTGTCATTGATTTTGGACAAAATAGAACTTTAATAGATGGGGATTTCAAAAACTTTGGAAATGAAACTCGCCTTTTACATCGTTATTCTATTCATTTTTTAGGAGAAAAATTAAAGAAACAAACACACGCTTTTATCACAGGTTTTAGATATTACAGTGGCTTCACAACACAACGACAAGGCGATGCAGATGCAACAAATAAACCTAACTTTGCTTTCTTAAACTCTGAAAATTTAGAAAATTCTTCCTACCAGTTTCCAAATCAAAATGCTTCTTTTTTTATAGAAAATGTCTTTAACCTTTCTGATAAATGGAGCATTACCCCTGGAATTAGAGCCGAATATATCAAAACACAAGCTGACGGATTTTATAAAGAACGAGTTTTTGATTTTGCAGGAAATTTGATTTCTGAAACCAAAAATGAAGAAAATTTAGAACGCCCTAGAAGTTTTGTTTTAGGTGGAATAGGAATTAGTTATAAACCTGTTTTGAATAACAAAAACGAATTAGAGATTTATGCAAATTTCTCTCAAAATTATCGTTCGGTTACCTTTAGTGATTTGCGTATTCAGAATCCAAATTTGGTAATTAGTCCAGATATAAAAGATGAAAGTGGTTATAATGCAGACTTAGGTTTTCGTGGTAAAATCAATACGCTTTTACAATTTGATGTAAGTCTTTTTTACTTGAATTATAATGACAGAATCAGTCAAGTAGAACGTACAGGCGTTGCTCCAACGTACACTCCCTATCGTTTTAGAGGAAATATCGCTCAAGCTAGAATTTATGGAATTGAATCACTTTTAGAATTTAATGTCGGAAAATTAGGTAATAATTGGATTGAGAATATTCTACCAAAATCATATTTGGGACTTTATTTGAATACTTCTATTCTGAAAAGTAAATATACAAATTCAGAAGAAACAGCAATTTTGGGAAGAGAAGTTGAGCTTGTTCCACCTATTACGCTGCGTACAGGTTTGCAGTTTGGTTACAAAGATTTCAAACTCTCTTATCAATATTCCTACACACATGAGCATTTTACAGATGCCACCAACGTTGTCAGAAGTGCGACGGCTGTTAGTGGAATTATTCCTTCATATTATGTGATGGATTTGTCGATGAGCTATTCTTACAAATGGCTAAAACTAGAAGGAAGCATAAATAATCTCACAAACAATTCTTATTTTACAAGACGTGCAGATGGCTATCCTGGACCTGGAATTATTCCTGCTGATGCTAGAGCTTTTTTCTTGACTTTGGGAGCTAGTTTTTAGATGCTTTTTTGTTAGTGTAGTTGCGCTAAAACACCAACAAAGGTAAAGCACATTATTTAGAAACTAATGGAATAGAACAATCAAAATGAAAAAAACACCAAAAAAATGATTAGTGGTAATGCTAATAAAAACAGAATGAAGGAGATTATTGAAATAATTGAATCTAATTCAATTACAGTAGATAATTCTCGTTTTATAGAAAGTCTCCTAATAGAATTTAATAAAGAGAGACGGAAAATGAATCTTAACCCTGATAATCATTCCTGTTTGATGTTAGATATTACAGAACAACGGTGGACTAATGTAAAAGAACAAGTAGCTAACCAATCAAAGTCTTACAATAAATCTATTGTCAAACATATGAAATTGGTTATTGAAGGAAAAGAGGAAAGGATAGAATTAAATAGATTTGAGGGAATGCATATTATACAGTTAATTACTGAATCAATTAAAAAAAAAATTGGTTTGAATTCATAGCCTTTAGCTCTTTGGCAAAGCCAAGCGACGGCTATTTTGAGTAGCCGAGATACATAAAGCTACTATTTTCTACAAAACCACAATACCAAATTCAATTCCTTCTTTTACTAAAGGTTTGAAGTAATGGTTCATTCTTCCTACGTGAGTATCGATATCATATTCGCCTCTAAGATTACTTTTATTTACTCTTAGCAACACTTTTTTCTCGTTAGATGTATCTATTTCTATTGCCAAACCAAACAGATTTTCAAACTGTTGTGAATAAGATGTAATTGTAGAATAGGCTTCTTGATTCTTAAACTGTTCCATTTTTTTGGGTTGATTTGTTGTAAGTTAAGTTTATTCCCCATTTCAACATTTTGCACTAAAAAAATGTTATTGTTTGCCACAAAAAAATCACAAACCAAAAGACTTTGATTTGTGATTTGAGCTAAATAAAAATTGATTTTTTATCTAAAAGAAACATTTTTTTTATTCTCAACAGAATAATAAATAGCGACTTCTTCTCCTACGCTCAAATTATCATATTGATTTTTGGTAAGTTCTACGCTTGTAGAAGTAAGGTCGTCTGTTCTGCCAATTTCTTTTCCTGTGTTTTTCACTCCTTCTCCGATATCTTCCAAAACATCTTCCAAGTTTTCATTTACTCCGTTTGTATTTTTTTCTGATTGAGAAACTTCAGGAGAGGCAAAATAATACAAAACAGCAAAATATTTCAAATCTGCACCTTTATTTTCTGTGTACTTATTAGTAATACGAGCTTCTACTGGAACTTTATCATCAAAAACATCTGTTCCTTGAGAAACTGTTCTTTTGGCACATGAAGAAAATAGCAAAGCAAAAGAAAATAAGAGTGCAATTATAAAAGAACTGTTTTTTAGTTTTTTTGAGGTTAGCATAATTCTAAAAATTGAGTTTAAAAAATAAAGATTAAAAAATTTAGATTTTTGAAAATCTACACTATATAACATTCTTGATTATAGAATTGTTTGATTTGCTCCAATTATTGATTTCATTTTTATTTTGTGTAAATTACTCTAAAGTCTCTTATTGTTAATAAGAGATTTTGTAAAAAACCAAGTTCACGCTTATCATTTTTATCAAAATATTCAATTATGAAAAAGCAATCTTTTTTACTCTCATTTTTCTTACTGCTTACTTTTAGCTTTACATTTTTTATCTCTCCTAACCTGTATGCACAAGGTTGGCTAGACAAAATCAAGAAAAAAGCAAAAGAAAAAACAGAAGAAATCCAAGAAAAAATTGAAGAAGCAGTAGAAGAAAAAACCGAAAAAGAAGTTGAGACTGCAACAGAAAAAGAGTTTAAAGAGCTTCGTACTTCTTACGATACTTCTACTTTTGGTTATGCCATTGCTTTTATTGATAATACTGATTTGTATGAAGAGCAACAAAGAGGACAAAAAGCCAAGCGTTTTTTGATGCGCTTATCTGATAATATAGGAATCACAGAAAACACACAAAAAGACCCTTTAGCAAAGGCAAAAAATTATTATGATTTGGGAGAAATAGCTTACTCTTCTCGTTATTATAAGAGGGCTGAAGAAAATTTCTTAAAATCTGAAGAAGAGTTCAAAAAATTAAATAAAACTTCTCATCCACTTTATCCTAAACTTGTAAATAATTTAGGCTTACTTTATTATACCATAAAACACCTTTCAGATGCTGAGGAATATATTCAAGAAGCACTCAAAATAAGCCAAAAAGAAAAAGGAGAAAACTACACAGCAGCCCTAAACAATCAAGCAATGATTTGGAAAGACAAGGGGCTTTATACAGAATCAGAAAAACAATTTGAACAAATCAAGAAAATTCAAACTCAAAATAAGCAAGAGTATAGCATATCGGCAGCTATTGTTTTGAATAACCAAGCTATTTTATTTCAAGAATTAGGACGTTATAAGGAAGCTGAAAAGTACCTGTCTCAAGCCATGGAAATTGCTGCGCTGACTTTAAAAGGAACATCAAATACATATCAGCGTTTTTTAATTAATCAAGCTCTTTTGTATCAACAGATGAAGCGTTATCAAGAGGCTGAAACTCTTTTTCTGCAAAGTATAGAGTTAAAAGAAAAACGAATAGGAACACGCAACCACCCAGATTTGGCACACATGCTGACTGGTTTGGCTGGCTTATATATAGAAATAGGAAAAACTGAAAAGACAGAGGAATTACTTTTAGAAGCTCAACGAATTTATGAAAAAAAACTGGGAGCAGACAATCTTTCTTATGCAAAGGCAAGTAATTATTTAGGTCAATTTTATAAGAATCAAAATCAACTAAAAAAATCAGAAAAACAACTCAAAATAGCTCTAAAAATCAGAGAACAACAGCTTGGAGAAAATCATGTCAAGACAATAGAAACAAAAGAACAGTTAGCTTTACTGTATTGGAAACAAGATAAAGTAGAAAAAAGTATAGAGTTATTTGAAAATGTAATTGCTCATAATTATGATTTCATCAAAAACTACTTTCCTGCAATGAGCGAAACTGAAAAAGAACGATACTGGGACAAAATCCGTCCTACTTTCTTGCGTTTTTACAATTTTGTCGTGGATACAGAAAAAAAATATCCCAATGAATATCCTATGCTCGTTACACAGATGCACAACGCACATCTTGCAACAAAAGCAATTTTACTCAACACAACCAACCGAATAAAAAAAGGTGTTTTGAGAAGTAATAATCAAAGATTAAAAAATGATTACAAAAAATGGATAAAAAATAGAGAACAACTTATAAAACTTTATGCCTACACACCCGAAGAGCTTAAAGAACAAGGAATTGACAGAGACAAAATAGAAAAAGAAACTAATCAAATTGAAAAAAGATTATCAGAGAGCCTTCCAAATCTTTTCAAAGAAAATGACCTCAAAACATATCAAGATATTCGCAATGCTTTACCACAAAACACTGCTTTTGTAGATATAATTTCGTTTCCAAAATACAATAATGACCAACTCTCAGAAAATCAATATGTTGCCTTGATTGGAACTCCAGATTATGATGCTCCAAAAATCGTTTTCTTAAAAGATGGAAATGAACTAGATAATGAAGATTTTTTCTATAACCGAAACAATATTCAATTTCAATTAGAAGACAGAGAAAGTTTTTTAGCTTATTGGAAACCAATTTATGACAAACTGGAAAAAATAAAATCAGAAGAGCCTACAGAGAGAATTTTTGTTTCTTTAGATGGAATTTATAATCAAATCAGTATAAATACGCTCCAAGTTTCTGACACTTCGTATGTCATTGACCATCAAAACCTTATATTTCTAAATAATTTAAAGGACTTGACAAGGAAAAAAAGTTATGCTAATACAACCAAAGATAACAAGGTCGTTTTGGTAGGTTATCCAAATTATGGAAATCAAGGAAAAATCACACCTCTCCCTGGAACTAAAGTAGAGATAGAGACTATCAAAACTTTATTGCAAAAAAGTGGACAAAGAACACAAACGATATTAGGAAATTCGGCAGATGAAAAAACAATTAAGGCTATCCAAAAACCTCGTATTTTACATATTGCAACTCACGGTTTTTTCTTGGCTGATAGTAAAGTTTCTAGTGGAGACAATGCTCGTTCGTTTGGTTTACAGGCAAACTTAGTTCGTCAGAATCCACTTTTGCGTTCGGGTTTGATGTTTACTGATGCAGAATCAGCTTTAAATACCCAAAACTCAAAAGAAAAAACAGAAAGCAACAACGGAATCTTGACAGCCTATGAAGCTAGAGGATTAGATTTGGAAGGAACAGAACTTGTCGTTTTGAGTGCCTGTGAAACAGGTTTGGGTGATATAAAAGCAGGTGAAGGAGTTTACGGACTTCAAAGAGCCTTTCAACTGGCAGGAGCAAAATCAACTATTATGAGTCTTTGGCAAGTGAGTGATGAAGCAACAGCCAAACTAATGACCTACTTCTATGAAAATTGGGCAACAACTAAAGATGTAAATAAAGCATTCAGAGAAGCACAAGAAAAACTCAAAACAGAATACCCAGAGCCTTATTTTTGGGGTGCTTTTATGCTTATTCAGACAGAGAAGTAAAAAAATAGCGCATTGATAATCAACAACTTTTAAACTAATTTAAGAATATAATAAACTATTCAGACTTAAACAACGTACATACACAAATCTAATTTATTCAAATAGCCAAAAAATATTTTCCATGAAAATATACGAAATAGTTGTTATTGCCTTATTCATTATTACTATTATTCTTCAATTTTTCAATATAGGCGAAGATACAGCCTTGATAATTTTGCTTTCGGCAGATACTCTTTTGGCTCTTTCTTATTTTATTGGTGGCTATTGGTTATTTAAAAAGAAACAAAATGATGAGGAAGGAAATAAAAATAAAGCTATTTCTATTCTTGGAGGTTTTGCTTTTGGTATTGCTCTTATTTGCTTTTGGACTAGGATAATAGTTACTCCAAATGAAATTATATCTTATCTTCCTTTTGCAAATATTGTATTTTTCGTAATTCTTTTGATTTTAATAATTATCAAAAGAAATGATTCTATTTTCACAAAAAATAATAAGCCTATTTTGATTCGTTCTTTTGTCATTCTTATCATAACCTGTTTTTTCTTTTATGTTCCTATAGAATTTGAGCCTTATAATGATTTGATTCGTTCTATGAACGTAAGTAGCAAAAGATTACAGCACAATCTAAATATGGCAAAATACCACGAGAAAGCTAAAATAGAATTAGATAATGAAAATTATGAAAAAGCTGTTGAATATGCTGAAATAGCTGAATTAGAAGGTAGAAGAGGTTTTTTGCTTCCTGATAACCCTATTTTTTTAGAAAATGGAGAAGTAGATACTACCTTTTTTAAAAAATTACCTTTGAGAAATATGAATCTTGTATATGCTAGACTTTATACTGCTTATACTAATTTGGCAAATGAGAATTTAGAAAATGATGATGATCAACAAGCTCTAAAAAATTATGAAATAGCGCATCAAATTCTTTACATCTATAACCTTAATGATGGACAATGGGAACAACAAAATGTCATTTCTTTCGCTAATATGGGTAAAGCTTTGAGTTACTTAAATCGATTTGAAGAAGCTGATGATGAATTTAACAAGGCTTTTTTATTAATTGACTCTTCAAATGTTGATTCAAAAAAAATTAGCTTTGCTTATAGTGTAACTGCGAAATCTTTAGCTATGAGAGAGCTTTATGAAGAATCAAATAACTATCATAAAGCTTCTATTGATATTCAATTACAAAGTTCTATACATACAGATAGTAAAGAATATTTAGCTGAAAACTATATGGAAATGGGTAAGAATTATGTTTTTTTATTAAAAACAGATAAAGCTATACAAGCTTATCAACAAGTATTTCATTATTCAAATAAAAATAGTGATACATACAGGCAAACTTGTATTTATTATGGAATTGTAAATTTTCAACTTTATAACTATGAAAAAGCTGAATCTATTTTTTTGGAATGTATAAAACTATATGGAAATATACAAGACGGACTATCAAATGTGGGCGTAAGTAAAAATCTTCTAGCAAGAAACTATATTCAACTAAATAAATACAAAGAGGCTGAAAAATTCTTGCAAGAAGGAATCGAAATTACAAGGACAGAAGAAGGAAAGACAAGTTCGAATTATGTGTTTGCTTTATCTGTCTATGCAAATCTAAATTCTATTTTGAGTAATTATAAAGAAGCAGAAAAGCAATATCAAGAAGCATTTGAATTAAGTAAAAACAGATCTGGAAAGAACAGCTCTGAAACCATTCAATTGTTCATTCAACTAGCAAACACGAAGATAAATCTTTCTAAGTTAAAAGAGATAGAAGAACTTGCTAATCAAGCCAATGAGATGTTAGCAGAAATGAGAGTAGAAAGTTCTATTAATTTGGATAATTTAGTTAACGAACTCGCTTATCTAAATTATTCAGCAGGAAATTATTTTACTTCAAGAGAAATATACGAACTCGTAATTAAAGCAGATGAAAAACACAATGACACACAAGCTCTTACTACAGGAATTGCACTAAACGGTTTAGGTTTATTAGAAATGAATGATAAAAAATACATTGAAGCAGATAGTCTTTTTCATCAATCTTTAGAAATTCATAAAGCTATTTTCAAAACTTCAAATCCTTCTTTGGCTACTTTGTATCTCAATATGGCAAAACTGTATATTTTGAAAAATGAATATCAAAAAGCAGAAAACAATCTTGCTATTTCCTTAAAAATGAATCAAGATTTATTCAATGAAAAGCACACTAATTTTGCAGATATTGAAGTCGCTTATGGAGATTTAGCATTACAGCAAAATAAAGAGGAAGAAGCAAATCAGCATTATCAAAAAGCATTGAAAATTTATTTAGCCAAATTTGATGAAGACCATTATAAAATACAATCTGTAAAAGAATAAATAAAACTAACTCTAAAACAAAGCAATTCGCTTCTCCACTTCTTTCCTTACAGATTCAAATAGTTTGTGGGGGTTTGTGGTGCGCCAGTTGTCCCACTCGTCCAAAATCCCTCCCCAAATAAGATAAGAATCCAGATTATAGGCGTTCATTTCTCTAAGTACAAACTCTCTAAAATTCAATAATACAATCCAACCATTTTCTACATCTTCAAACCACTCTTCATAATATTCATCATCTGAGCCATGGAAATTTAGTACATTTTCGCCTATCAAAATAAAATGAGTAATCCCTTCGCCTGTAAAATAATCAATGACGTTTCTTTTGAGATGCATAATATCGTTGTGTAGCGCATCATTCCACTCTCCTATAAATTCTATAATGACAAAGTTTCTGTGATAATCTGCCATCAAAACTTTTACATAAAGCGTTTCAGAACCTATAAAATCCCAGTAAGGATGAATATAATATCCGTAAATTGCGTTGGTGTATTGGTTAGTATTGTACTCGGCTTCATAAAAAGGAGAACGCTCGTCAGTATTTGAGTCATAAGAAAATTCCCAACCGTAGAAAGGTTCTATATCGTGCATAATGTATTCTGTAAGTGGCTTGAGATAGGATTTTGATTATAAAAACGTAAAATAGTCGTTTCTTGTTTTGATAAAAAGAAATTTGATGAATGTATGGTAGGATTAGTGAATGATTTGTATGATATTTATGATGAACACAAGATTAATACAACTGTCTTTTTGCTAAACAACATGATTCGTTACCTCTACTTTATTGTCTTAATTTTTCTATTTTCAAATTGTCAGAATAAAGACAAAGATACTTTTTATACAACCCTCAAAGACGGACAAAAAATAGGTATTCGTTTAATAAAAAAAGAAAGTAAAAAACACAAATATAACTTTGCAATTCAAACTTTTTTGAAAGAAGATAAAAATAAAATAAAGAAAAATAGAATTTTAGATGAATGGAAACTACCTTACCCAGTTTATAATTTGGAGGTTGCTGATGCCGATAACGACGGACAAGATGATATTTGGGTAGGCGTAATTAAGAAAACTCGTTTTGATTCAATCCTACGAAAACGCCTTTTTTTATTTAAAATCATTGAGGGTAAAATACGTCCGTTGTGGTTAGGTTCACGAATGAGCAAACCTTTAGTAGATTTCTCTCCTGCTTATTTGATTGACTCTTTAAATAAAAATTCTACCAAAAAATGTATTATCAGAACTGTTGAGCAGGAAAAAAGTGGCAAATTTTTAGTAGCAAATTACTGTTGGAAAAGATTCGGAATAGAATTTATCAACTATGATATTAGAGAAACAGATAGCCTAACGGCAAGGAGTTTTTTAGAGAATTGAGAGCATAAAAAAACCTTGTTTTTTACTTTCTGAAAGCAAAAAACAAGGTTTTAGAAGATTATTGAGAGTAAATTCCTTTACTTCATTTCCTCATCTTCTTGCCCATCATTACTTCTAAAATCATAGACTTTTTTAGCACCATAAGCTGCCCCTGCTGCTAAAAGAAGTGAAAGACCACCATCTATCGGTGCAGTTAGTGCGCCAGGAGGATCAACTGGAAAACCTCCTCCTTGCCCAAAGGCAAAGTCTATAATGAAAAAGGAAATCAGAAATACTATTATTTTTTTGAACATACTCAATATATTTTGATGTAGATAATTTCTTTTTAGTAATAAATAGCCATATCAATTATATTGAATACGGCTATTTTATAAAAATATTGCTTTTTTATTCTTTTACAATACGAACTGTCATTGTTTTGTCAGCATCAGAAACTTGAAGCAAATACAAACCAGAAGCGTGTTTTTCTAAGTCTATTGTACCTTCCAAGAATGCACCTTCTTTTGATTGTTCTGATTCAAAGATTACTCTTCCTGTTGCATCAAACAAACGAATCGTATAAGCTCCTTCTCTGTCCGTTTTCAAACTATATGAAAAACTGTTTGGTGTTGGATTAGGATAAACCATCAACTTTTCATTTTCAAAGAAATCTTGACTTGCATCTGTTTTGAATAAAAGAACAAAACGCTTGATTTCATAACCTTTCTTAGCTTCAAACTTATAATCGCCTTCTGCTTTCAAATTATGAAGTGAATCGGTCAAAGAATCATACAAGTATAATTCGTGCTTAGAGTGGAAATATTTCATCGAACGAAGCGTAATTTCATAGTCTCCATCTTTCAAAATATTCATTGCCAAAGGT harbors:
- a CDS encoding tetratricopeptide repeat protein produces the protein MKIYEIVVIALFIITIILQFFNIGEDTALIILLSADTLLALSYFIGGYWLFKKKQNDEEGNKNKAISILGGFAFGIALICFWTRIIVTPNEIISYLPFANIVFFVILLILIIIKRNDSIFTKNNKPILIRSFVILIITCFFFYVPIEFEPYNDLIRSMNVSSKRLQHNLNMAKYHEKAKIELDNENYEKAVEYAEIAELEGRRGFLLPDNPIFLENGEVDTTFFKKLPLRNMNLVYARLYTAYTNLANENLENDDDQQALKNYEIAHQILYIYNLNDGQWEQQNVISFANMGKALSYLNRFEEADDEFNKAFLLIDSSNVDSKKISFAYSVTAKSLAMRELYEESNNYHKASIDIQLQSSIHTDSKEYLAENYMEMGKNYVFLLKTDKAIQAYQQVFHYSNKNSDTYRQTCIYYGIVNFQLYNYEKAESIFLECIKLYGNIQDGLSNVGVSKNLLARNYIQLNKYKEAEKFLQEGIEITRTEEGKTSSNYVFALSVYANLNSILSNYKEAEKQYQEAFELSKNRSGKNSSETIQLFIQLANTKINLSKLKEIEELANQANEMLAEMRVESSINLDNLVNELAYLNYSAGNYFTSREIYELVIKADEKHNDTQALTTGIALNGLGLLEMNDKKYIEADSLFHQSLEIHKAIFKTSNPSLATLYLNMAKLYILKNEYQKAENNLAISLKMNQDLFNEKHTNFADIEVAYGDLALQQNKEEEANQHYQKALKIYLAKFDEDHYKIQSVKE
- a CDS encoding CHAT domain-containing tetratricopeptide repeat protein; the encoded protein is MKKQSFLLSFFLLLTFSFTFFISPNLYAQGWLDKIKKKAKEKTEEIQEKIEEAVEEKTEKEVETATEKEFKELRTSYDTSTFGYAIAFIDNTDLYEEQQRGQKAKRFLMRLSDNIGITENTQKDPLAKAKNYYDLGEIAYSSRYYKRAEENFLKSEEEFKKLNKTSHPLYPKLVNNLGLLYYTIKHLSDAEEYIQEALKISQKEKGENYTAALNNQAMIWKDKGLYTESEKQFEQIKKIQTQNKQEYSISAAIVLNNQAILFQELGRYKEAEKYLSQAMEIAALTLKGTSNTYQRFLINQALLYQQMKRYQEAETLFLQSIELKEKRIGTRNHPDLAHMLTGLAGLYIEIGKTEKTEELLLEAQRIYEKKLGADNLSYAKASNYLGQFYKNQNQLKKSEKQLKIALKIREQQLGENHVKTIETKEQLALLYWKQDKVEKSIELFENVIAHNYDFIKNYFPAMSETEKERYWDKIRPTFLRFYNFVVDTEKKYPNEYPMLVTQMHNAHLATKAILLNTTNRIKKGVLRSNNQRLKNDYKKWIKNREQLIKLYAYTPEELKEQGIDRDKIEKETNQIEKRLSESLPNLFKENDLKTYQDIRNALPQNTAFVDIISFPKYNNDQLSENQYVALIGTPDYDAPKIVFLKDGNELDNEDFFYNRNNIQFQLEDRESFLAYWKPIYDKLEKIKSEEPTERIFVSLDGIYNQISINTLQVSDTSYVIDHQNLIFLNNLKDLTRKKSYANTTKDNKVVLVGYPNYGNQGKITPLPGTKVEIETIKTLLQKSGQRTQTILGNSADEKTIKAIQKPRILHIATHGFFLADSKVSSGDNARSFGLQANLVRQNPLLRSGLMFTDAESALNTQNSKEKTESNNGILTAYEARGLDLEGTELVVLSACETGLGDIKAGEGVYGLQRAFQLAGAKSTIMSLWQVSDEATAKLMTYFYENWATTKDVNKAFREAQEKLKTEYPEPYFWGAFMLIQTEK